DNA from Elaeis guineensis isolate ETL-2024a chromosome 2, EG11, whole genome shotgun sequence:
ATTGGACGTTCATTATGTCGATCCTCAATGTGGGGCTTCATTGAATTTTCTACCATGGAAAGAACAGCTTCTGGTAGTAACAAGCAGATATTGCTAAAGAAATCTATAGAACAATCGCATGCATTTCACCATTTCAAACATCTCTCTGATTAAAAATCTCTGAGTCGTAGATTGCAAGACACATATCATTGCTCATAGTTGAGTCATAATAAAGCATTTCTGCTTATAATGGGAATAATTGGATAGACAAAAGGAATGACATTTTAATATGAACAATTAGGTCGTGTTTGCAAGCATCGTGAACTCAAAGAAGAGGTAAGGGGCCAAAAGAAAATGCATCTAACAGAGGGGAAAACATTATCAAACACTTTTGTCATAATGTATCTACCTACTCTGTGGGACCATATAATGCATGTGTAACTGTAAACAACCCGAATATGTCACATAAGAGAGAAGGAAGCAAAGGAAAACATAATAAACATTATACTCATGATTAATCACAGAATCATACATTTGATGAAGGTACAAATTTGCCACAGATACTGGAATAAAAAAGAAGATTCACATTATTGATAATAACTCTATCAGCTCTTAATAGTGTAACATAACATGAAAATACAAAAGCTTCTAAAGAGGAAAGGGCAGTATTCAGAGAAAAACAAGAAATGTTTTTAGAAGAACAGACATATCGAGATATCAATAACCTACATACACTGCAGCATTGACAACATAGCAGTCATCATTTTTATCTCCCATTGCTTCGAGACAGACACCACTTGAGCATATCATCCCTCCATCAACAACctcaaaattaataattttaccgCTACAGCAACAATAGTGGAACATAAAAATAGGCATTAGAAGTCCAGTGAGTGGTTGCAATTTTATCAATCACAATATGAATCAACATATTTCATGCTGCAAAATTGAACCCTAACATGCATTAGTACCAGAATCATACATTTGATGAAGGTACAAATTTGCCACAGATACTGGAATAAAAAAGAAGATTCACATTATTGATAATAACTCTATCAGCTCTTAATAGTGTAACATAACATGAAAATACAAAAGCTTCTAAAGAGGAAAGGGCAGTATTCAGAGAAAAACAAGAAATGTTTTTAGAAGAACAGACATATCGAGATATCAATAACCTACATACACTGCAGCATTGACAACATAGCAGTCATCATTTTTATCTCCCATTGCTTCGAGACAGACACCACTTGAGCATATCATCCCTCCATCAACAACctcaaaattaataattttaccgCTACAGCAACAATAGTGGAACATAAAAATAGGCATTAGAAGTCCAGTGAGTGGTTGCAATTTTATCAATCACAATATGAATCAACATATTTCATGCTGCAAAATTGAACCCTAACATGCATTAGTACCAGAGTTTCAACCCTATCTACATTCAAACTCTACCTATCTAGCATCGCATTTCAGAGTTTTATTATAAGCTATTGATATATGAACCTGTAGATCCTAAGAAACAAAAAATCTGTGTTGAAAATACACATCAAGATTTGTTAACAAATGTTCATAAGCAGCTTTGAAAAAGATCAAAATTGAACTTGGATACAGTTTGTCTGGTATTCACAACATGGAACCACCCACTTTTCTCTTTAATATCATATTGACACAATATGCTACATAAAAGAGAGTCCGGCATGGGTTTGTCTTCATTCTCATTGGCTCCTCATCAACCCTCTTAAGTACTCCTTATTGCGGCATTGTCAATTTTAAGAAGCATATAGTTTACCAACATAATAACACTTAATGAAAAAAGGAGATGCACACATTCATTCATATGAGGCGATGCTCCAATAAGTTTATGGTAGGTAATGAGGTTTCATAAAGTCAACTCAGAACAGTAAAACAAGATTCTGATTTTGTTCCATAGTTATTGTTATGGTTTTCCACAAATGAACAGAAAATTCCCATATCAAGgtcagagagagggagagagagagagcttccaTGACCTTAAAAATAGTTGATATAGGTGATGATCTCTCAACCACTTCACCTAAATATGTGCACATGATCTTACATGTGTCAGGATTTACTAATCATTGTCCAAAAGGGAATTCAAGGTCAGTACAAGAAGAGATCTTCGGATGATGTCATTAAAATGCCTATCGTGAAGGATAGGAAGATGCAATCATATTAGATAGTTACAACTAATTACATTATTTATTTTAGACCTTACACTAATCTTTGTGTACTTTATGTGCCAGAGGAAATAGTGCAGTTGCTATCAGAAAGAACTCATCAGCAAGTTTCGTCATAAATTTTGGAGTTCCAATGTTAACCTAAATAAATTCGCAGATACTATGTAAATATCAATAAGATTAGCAGATTTCTCAGTCCGTCTCTTGATCTCATCCATTATCCATGCATAGAAAAACAAATTCCAAGCAGATGGATCCTTCTTCGTGAACAATTAATCTTGGAAATAATACCatataacatattattttaaacTAAATAAAGGATTCCAAATGATAGATTAAAGGGATGAGAGACTCACTAAGGAAAGACAGACTTCACTCGCTCTATATCAAGCAAATGCTGGGTGGATGGAGGCACCCCTAACTTGATCTGAAGCTTCATCTGATCAGAATTAACACCCGGTATCGACCCTGCATCATCCCAGTTCCAAAAGAAATATCCCAATAAAAGGTACAACACGAAGTGCAAAAGATCAAAACACTAAACAATCCCAATCCTTAAGGTAAAAATCTTTAGAAGAACCAACCTCGTCGAAAGGCTGGAATGGAGTTGGAGGAGATGGCGTCCCTGCAAGCCCGCATAGCCGCGGCGGTGATGTCTTGCCTATTTGTAAGGAGAAAGAGAGGTTACAAAAAAGATTATTTGAGTGGAGATGGGGAATTACAAGCGGAGTGAAGGGTATGTGATGAGAGAAAGAGGGCATACCCATGCTGATCGTAGCCGACTCCCATCTCGACGAAGAGGAGCTTCATGGCGGTGGCCGCTTCCTTCTCCGCCCCCTCTTTGCCGTCCATCGCCGTTGGCGATGCGGCGACGGGTCGGAAGGCACGGCCGGAGTGGGTAAGAGAGCAAAGGATGGTTCTTCTATCGAAGAGGCTGCTGCTCGAGGGCAGCCGGTGGTGGTGATTGGCGTTTCTTATATTCTGGAGATTAATGGAGTGAGGAGGGGCAGGGAGGGGAAGGATCGGAGAGCCACGGGCAGAACTGGTAGCAAGCATCCTGGTACTGCCCCAAGGTTCGCAACCACTTGGCTATACCGCGCCGGTGACGCGATGCACGTAGGACTTTGAGATTCGAATTGAACACTTCTACGAATCTCAGAATCTGGTGGGGGAAATTGGGTCAGCTTGAGCTTGACCTGAAATCAGCGAGGCTTGGACAATTTTAGAAACCCACCTGAACAGGGTTTGGGTTGAAAATCTCGACCCTACCAAACCAAAACTTGAATCAATATAAATGTACCATATACATATATTACATGCGGTTCCATTTTCCAAAGATACTGCCTTACCATCCAGGACTCATTTTGTTTTACTCCTAATTTGTGTACATATAGGATGGAAGCTATTTACATGACTTGGTTTAATTGATCTGGTCAACTGAATCCAATCCGATCCATCCTGATTCAATCTGAATCAATTGGATTTTGAACCCAAGATGAAAGAATTATGGTCGATTAAAATTTGGACTGAGAAGCTCAAGCTAAAAATaagattggattggatttgagttACAGATCTCAAGATCTCGGTACGGACCTGGACTAACCTTCAATCTGCACGTTAATCATGAGACATAACCATCGCTTGCTCCCCTTCAAGCATCATGTCAAAACCTATGACTgttaaaacgaaaaaaaaaaaaaaaagaactatgGTTTCTTTTGGAGTTACAGAAACCAGAAGACTTAAATGTTCCatctttttagttggacataGTTAAACCAATGTTGGCACGCTGATGTCCATTTTTTACCTGAATTTAGGATAAGTATTGCCACTTCTTGCGTGATCTAAGACCTAAACTCAAACAAAGACATCTAGGCTTGGAGCGAACCAATTCCAATTGAACCTGCTAGCAACCTTATCAGATCGGTTGCGAGCTAATTTTCAACCTCAAAATGTGCAGCCCTGGACGACGACGACGTCGTCGTCGTTATTTCTGACGGCAAACAGCCCTGGACATTATCATGGCCTTTTGCAGACCATattaacaaatacttttttttTGTGTGAATAGAGATGTGCGAGGTAACCGTTCTCCATTGAGAGCAAGCGTCCATTCGAGGGGGGAAAAAATAAGTAAGACATCACAATGTCAAGGAGAATGTTTTACAAGATGATTACTTGTTAATCTAACAAGATACAGTCTTGCAAAAGAGCTTTTGCTGTTGCTGTTGGTTCGGGTTTTGGCTTTGGATATGGAACGAACAAGCTTTGTCCTTGAGCTCCTGAAATGCTCGCATTGTTTCAATATCGAAGCCTCCCGCAAACTGGATCAAATGAAGAgaccaaaaaacaaaaaataagaaGCCTCTTTTAAAACTAAACGTAATGAACGGTATCTTTTGTTCGAACTTTTACTTCTCTCCGCGTGCATAGAGACTTCATTTAAAGAATTATTAATTACCTGGTGCACCCTGAAGGCAAATCTAACACCCTGAAGTATAAGCTCCTCTTCTTCCAAGCTACCCCCTATGGCTTCAAGTTCAGAAGAGACTCTTTTCATGTATTTCATTGCTAGCTTTACTGATGCTAGTTTGATCTGCATGACACACATAGTTAGCTACAAGAGCAGATTCTTTGCCCAGGAATCTAAAGCTGAAAATTCTCTCAAATCAGATTGTAGTTGTGAGCGAAACTGCCATTCGATCATTGACATCCTTATGGTGTAAAAAACTTCTAGTCTTCACAATAGACTTGGAAACTAGGGAGGTAGATGCTTCCTTGAaggaaaatttttgaaaatccgtGAGACAACTGAAttcaaattaatttcagatccCATTACATGTTCGATAACTTAAACCATAATGATTGTCATCTTGAATATACTAGTAATGGATTGGTCAATGACatgttatgaaatttcaatacatCTTTTATGTTATGAgtcttattataaaaatataaagtatTGGTCACATAGGTTTTGTGGATCTACACCTAGGAATACCTCTAAACACATTAATGTTTTAATCGTTTTTTCTTCAATCAGATACCATGAGCGCTGCACCTGGACACATGTATTCCCCTGCCCAGTTGGTTGACTCAGTGAATGAAATGCTTGATCCAAAAGTCTATCAACAACAAAGAGATGGATAGTTATGGCACAGAGCCCAGTAGTGGTTTTGATACTTCATGTGAATAATTCTTCGTTAAGAATACTCGCTTATTATGCATTTCGTTGGATAAATTATACGTGCCAGATGGATTTACTCTAACATGTTACACGAGCTAGATGAATTATTCTGGCATTTTATGTAGCTGGAAATATCCAAAAATGTCTGCTAATAACAAGGTTTAATGCAAAAACACGCCTTGTTCAATGATAAAGAACCATGAAGCTTGGTTAAGAAGGAAAAACATTCATTAGTTGACAATCATAATTTCATCTTCATTCCAATTTTCTTCTACAGATAAATTGCACAAAGGTGCATTTCGTTTTTACCTCTTCCTTCTTGGAACCCAACGTCACAGAGTGAGGGGGGAAGAGATTTCTCATAACAGGTGAGTAACATTACGAAAACAGCTCAAGAAAGAGATCACGTGCtctgtgtcccaaaatcaatacATGCGCATTAAGAAATACGTGCTTCTAAGTATAGCCTCATGACCAGCAAATTGGCACAATTCACTAGAAAAGAGTAACATGTCTAATTTATAATAAAGCATTCCTTGATCTGACATAACAAGGTCATATTTTGTTTATATTAGCCTATAATAGCAATTGGCAACGCGAGGAGTAGTTCGGATGTCGTTATATCGATTGCCGGGGTGCTTAGCATTATActtttacaaaagaaagatttttAAACTTCTAAATTACTGCCTAATCTGTCTTATCTGAGGTATTGCGCATCCCATCACAAGTTCCATGGTCATCCCTAGTTCTCACCATTCTTGTCATGTAGAAGGCAACAACCAATCTTGATGATCACGGAACCAAATTGTAATTTTTTTGGTACGATAACCAATTGTAATTTGAATTCTAATATTCTAGGTAATTTGGATACAGCTATGAGCCTTAAACAGAGCAGAAAAGCTTTTCTCCAAGATAACTTTAATCAACAAatgctatttaaaaaaaaaaaaaaaaaaagcacgtgACCCCGTGCTCACGTGCATCGAGATCTCCAAACCCTTCATCCTATGTTACTAACTGCATTACTTGCCAGGGCCCCCTTCCAAGGTCCCTTCTTAATTAATAGCAAATTTATTATCAGAGACATAAAAAATTGCATTCCAGAACCGCATACCTGATTCCCTTAAACCACAGAATATATGTACTGGCAAACGAAAGAAATCGGAGTCGAATCGAAGGTAACAGAGAGAATTGCCTGACATACCTGATTGACAATTCCATTATCCAGCATCCATTCCCAAGGGATCTGAAAGCTTCTGTATCGTTTCATAGC
Protein-coding regions in this window:
- the LOC105038565 gene encoding uncharacterized protein; this encodes MLATSSARGSPILPLPAPPHSINLQNIRNANHHHRLPSSSSLFDRRTILCSLTHSGRAFRPVAASPTAMDGKEGAEKEAATAMKLLFVEMGVGYDQHGQDITAAAMRACRDAISSNSIPAFRRGSIPGVNSDQMKLQIKLGVPPSTQHLLDIERVKSVFPYGKIINFEVVDGGMICSSGVCLEAMGDKNDDCYVVNAAVYVGY